GCCCGCGTGCTTGGACTCCACCGCGACGGCGAAGCGCTCGCGCCGGTCGCCGGCGTCGAGCCGGACCGCGACGGCGTTGCCCGCACGCACGCCTTCCACCGCCCCGGCGGCGCGCTCCACGTCGGTCGGGTAGATGTTGCGGCCGCCCATGATGATGACGTCCTTGCGGCGCCCGCAGACCACGACCTGACCGTTCACGAGGTAGCCCTCGTCACCGGTGTTCAGCCAGCCCTCACTGTCCTTCGTGGCCAGTGGACCGTCCATGGTGAGGTAGCCGTCGGTCACCGCATCGCCGCGGATGCGCAGCTCGCCGACCTCGCGCTCACCGAGCACCCGGCCGTCCTCGCTGACCGCCTGCACTTCCAGTCCTGGCAACGGCGGGCCGAGCAGCGGGAACTCGCGGGACTTGACCCCGTCCTCGGCGGGAACCGCGATGTGCTTGTCCGCCAAGGCTTCCGCGTCGACGACGTCCACCTTGAGCCCGGTGTCCAGCGGCGCGAAGGACACCCCGAGCGTCGCCTCGGCCATGCCGTACGCGCTCACCATGCACTCCGGCCGCAGCCCGAACCGCGCGGCGGCGTCGGTGAACCCGCGCACCGAGGCGGGGTCGATCGGCTCCGCCCCGTTGAGCGCGAACCTCAGCGTGGACAGGTCGATCGCTCCATCGTCCAAAGTGGACAGACGACGACCCGCGACCGCGTAACCGAAGTTCGGCGCGGCGGTCACCGTGCCGCGGTACTTGCTGATCAGTTCGAGCCACATCAGCGGCCGCCCGACGAACTCCGCGGGCGAGGCCTTGACCAGTTCGGCGCCGAGGGTCATCGGCACGGTGAAGAAGCCGACCATGCCCATGTCGTGGAACAGCGGCAGCCAGGACACGAGCACGTCCCGGTCGACGTCGATCTTCGCCGTCGTCACCATCGCCTGGATGTTGGCCCACAGGCCACCGTGGCTGATCCGCACGGCCTTCGGGTCCGAGGTCGAGCCGCTGGTGAGCTGGAGCAGCGCGACGTCGTCCTCGCCGGTCTCCACCGGTTCGACCAAGGGCGCCGGGTGCGAGCGCAGCTCTTCGATCAACAAGAATTCGATGCCGTGCTGGCGCAAAGTGTCCGCCAGCGCGTCGAACGGCGCACCGAGCAGCACCCGCCGGGCGCCGATCATGCCGAGCACCTTGAGGGTGTCCTCGGCCCACACGGCCAGGTCTGTTCGCGGTGTGGGCTGGTGCAGCATGGTCACGCTGCCCCCGGCCAGCCAGCTCGCCTGCACGGCGGCGGCGATCGGCGCGGGGTCGGCGGCGAGAACGGCGAGCGAGTCGCCCTTGCGCACACCCGCTTCGACGAGGGCGGCGGCGGCCCTGTTGGCTTCCTCGTGCACCTCACCCCAGGTCCTGCGCCGGGGAGCGGCGGGAACGCCGGTGGTCAGGCCGCGGTCGGTGGACCGCGCCCTGCTCACCAGTGCCTCGATGAACTGGCTCATGGTTTCGGAGCCTAAGCCAGTCAGACGATCAGTGGACAGTCATGAGATCAACCTGCTTCAACGACCTCGGCCGCGGCCATCCACTGCTCCTCGACCTCGGCCTGCTCGGACTTCACCGCGCGCAGTTCCGCGTCCAGCTCGACCAGCTTGTCCACGTCCGAGCCCGCCGCGACCAGCTTCTCCTCGATCTTGGCGGCCTTGCTCTCCAGCTGCGCGAGCTTGCGCTCCAGGCGGGCCAGCTCCTTGCGCGCCGCGCGCTCCTCCGCCGCGGAGGACTTCGGCTTGGGCGCGGCGGTCCCGGAGCCGACCGAGGTCGCCGTTCCCGCCTCGCGCATGGCAGCGCGCCGCTTCAGGTACTCCTCGATCCCGCCGACCAGCTTGGTGATCTTGCCGTCGCCGAAGAGGGCGACAACGGTGTCGCAGACCCGCTCGACCAGGTAGCGGTCGTGCGAGACGACGATCATGGTGCCCGGCCAGGAGTCGAGCAGGTCCTCCAGCTGCTGCAGGGTGTCGATGTCGAGGTCGTTGGTGGGCTCGTCGAGCAGCAGCACGTTCGGCTCGGACATCAGCAGCCTGGTCAGCTGCAACCGCCTGCGCTCACCACCGGAGAGGTCGGCGACCGGCGTCCACTGGCGGCTGGCCGGGAAACCCATGCGCTCGGCCAGCTGCGACGCGGACAGCTCGTACTTGCCGAGCACCACGCGCCGCGCCACGTCCTCGACGGCCTCGAGCACCCGCATGGTCATCGGCAGGTCGTGCAGCTCCTGCGACAGGTGCGCCAGGCGCACGGTCTGCCCCTGCTTGCGCGTGCCGCCGTCCAGTTCGCGTTCCCCGGCCAGCGCCCGCAGCAGCGTGGTCTTGCCGGAGCCGTTCACGCCGACGAGCCCGACCCGGTCGCCGGGGCCGACCAGCCAGGTCGTGCGCTCCAGCAGCGTGCGGCCGTCCGGGATGCGCAGCGTGGCGTCCTCGATGTCGATCACCGTCTTGCCCAGGCGGCGCTTGGCGAAGCTCATCAGCTCGACGGTGTCGCGCACCGGCGGCACGTCGGCGATCAGCGCCTCGGCCGCCTCGATCCGGAAGCGGGGCTTGGAGGTGCGCGCCGGGGCGCCCCTGCGCAGCCACGCCAGCTCCTTGCGAGCGAGGTTCTGCCGCTTCTCCTCCAGCGTGGCGGCGAGCCGGGCCCGCTCCGCGCGCGCGAAGATCCAGTCCGCGTAACCGCCCTCGTACTGCTCGACGGTGCCGTTGACGACCTCCCACGTGCGGGTGCACACGGTGTCCAGGAACCAGCGGTCGTGGGTGACCACCACCAGCCCGCAGCGGCGCCCGCCGAGGTGGTCGGCCAGCCACTGCACGCCCTCCACGTCGAGGTGGTTGGTCGGCTCGTCCAGGATGATCAGGTCGAGATCGCGGACCAGCGCCGCGGCCAGCGCGACCCGGCGCCGCTCCCCGCCGGAGAGCGGGTCGATCACCGTGTCCAGGCCCAGCTCGCTCACGCCGAGCCCGTCCAGCACCGAGCGCACCTTGGCGTCGGCGGCCCACTCGTGCTCGGCGTCGAAGCCCAGCGGCTCGATCACGTTCTGCCGGATCGTCGAGCCCTTCGGCAGCTCGCTGCGCTGGGTGACCACGGCGAAGTTCAGGTCCCGGTTGTGGCTCACCCTGCCGGAGTCCGGTGGCTCCAGCCCGGCGAGGATCTCCAGCAGCGTGGTCTTGCCACCGCCGTTGAGCCCGACGACGCCGATGCGGTCGCCCTCGTTCACGCCGAGCGAGACACCGTCGAGCAGCTGGCGCACGCCGAAGCTCTTGCTGACGGACTCCAGGTTGACCAGGTTGGCCATCAATCCTCACATCACAGTGGTGGCCCTGAATGACTCATTCGGTGCGTTGAGCGCACTGAACGAGTCATTCGGGGCGCTCAAGTACCTCAATGACTCATCCAGTGCACAACGGCTAGGCGTGGACCTCGGGCGGGACGGGCCGCGGCGTGTCGTCGCCGCCGATTACCCGCGCCCCGTGCACCGGGCCCTGCGCCACCCGAACGCTACGGCAGACGCCCGCGCCGGAGAGCTCCGCGGCCACCCGGACGGCGGCGTCGGCGGAGGAGCACAGGAAAGCGCAGGTCGGGCCGGAGCCGGAGACGATGCCGGCGAGCGCGCCCGCGTCCACCCCCGCGCGCAGCGTGCGGCGCAGGGTGGGCCGCAGCGACACCGCGGCGGCCTGCAGGTCGTTGCCCAGCAGCAGCGCGAGCTGGCGCGGGTCCCCGGTGGCCAGCGCTTCGAGCACCGGCTCGACCGAGCCGACCCGGGGCGGACGGCCCTCGGCGCGCAGCCGGTCCAGCTCGGCGAAGACGGTCGGGGTGGACAGCCCGCCCTTGTCCAGCGCGATGACCCAGTGGAAGGTGTGCCTGGTCAGCACGGGCACCAGCCGCTCGCCCCGGCCCGCGCCGAGCGCGGTCCCGCCGTGCAGGCAGAACGGCACGTCGCTGCCGATGGTCGCGGCGATCTCGGAGAGCTCGTCCCTGCCGATCTCCATCCGCCACAGCGCGGCGGCGGCGACCAGCGCGGCGGCCGCGTCGGCGCTGCCGCCCGCCATGCCGCCGGCGACCGGGATGCCCTTGCGGATGACCACCCGCACCCGGGGGTCGTCCGGATCGCGCCCCGCTCGTTCGGCCAGCGCCTCGATCGCGCGCCAGGCCAGGTTGGAGGCGTCGTCGGGCACCAGGTCGGCCCCGTCCCCGACCACCTCGATGCCCGGCTCGTCGGCCTGGGCGACGGTGACCTCGTCGTTGAGGGACAGGGCCTGGAAGACGGTCATCAGCTCGTGATAACCGTCTTCACGCAGGTCACCAACCGCAAGGTGGAGGTTCACCTTGGCGGGGGCACGGACGGTGACAGGGGGCGGGACCACGGCAAGCACCCTGCCAGCCTACGGCCCCGCGCCCCCTGCTCACGCGTTCACCGATTTTCAGGCGGGGATCACACCACCCGGGAAGGTCTTGCCGATGTAGTCGCGCACCTGCTGCGAGCGCAGCAGCTCGGCCAGCGCCTTGACCCGCTTGTCCTCGGCCAGCTCCGGCCGGGTCACCAGCAGGTTGGCGTAGGCGTTGCCCTCGGCCTTCTCCACCGCGAGCGCGGTCTTCAGGTCGAGCTTGGCCTCCAGCTGGTAGTTGCCGTTGACCACGGCGGCGTCGGCGTCGTCCAGGCTGCGCGGCAGCTGGGCGGCCTCGGTCTCCAGCAGCTCGACCCGCTTGGGGTTCTCGGCCACGTCCTGCTTGGTGGCCTTGGCCTCGGTGCCCGGCTTGAGCTTGATCAGGCCGGTGGAGGCGAGCAGGTTCAGCGAGCGGGCGAGGTTGCTCGGGTCGTTGGGCAGCGCGACCTTCGCGCCCTGCGGCAGCTCCTCGATCTTCTTGACCTTCTTGGAGAACACCGCGAGCGGTTCGATGTGCACCGCGCCGACCGGCTGGAGCTTGATGTTGCGGGCGCCGGTGAACTCGTCCAGGTAGGGCTTGTGCTGGAAGTAGTTGGCCTCCAGCTGGCCCTCGGCGAGCGCGGTGTTCGGCGTGACGTAGTCGTTGATCTCGACGACGTCGACCTTGATGCCCTTGTCCTTGGCCAGGTTGTCCGCGACGTAGCGCAGGATCTCGGCGTGCGGGACGGGGCTGACGCCGACCCGGATGGCGGCGTTGGGGTCCTTGGCGGGGTCCGCGCCTCCGCAGGCGGCCAGCACGAGTGCGCTGGCGGTGACGAGTGCGGCGGCGGCGAGCGTGCGGATACGACGCATGGGGATTCGATGTCCTTACTGGAGGTTCAGGCGGTGACCCGGCGACGGCGGTCGATACCGCGGGCGCCGAGGTCGAAGAGGAACTGGACGAGGCGGGCGAAGACGCCGAGCACCACGACGGTGCTGATCAGCACCCGGGTGTCGAAGCGCTGGTAGCCGTAGCGGATCGCGAGGTCACCGAGACCACCGCCGCCGACGACGCCCGCCATGGCGGAGTAGCCGATCAGCGCGATCACGGTGACGCCGATCCCGGCGACCAGGGCGGGCGCGGCCTCGCGGAGCAGGACGCCCCGCACGATGTGCGGCTTGGTCGCGCCCGTGGTGATCGCGGCCTCCACGACGGAGGTGTCGACCTCGCGCAGCGCGCCTTCGACGAGCCGGGCGAGGAACGGGATCGCGCCGACCGTCAGCGGGACCACGGCGGCGGTGCTGCCGAGCGTGGTGCCGACGATCGAGCGCGTCACCGGGAGCAACGCGATCAGCAGGATCACGAACGGCAGGGACCTGCCGACGTCCACGACGAAGTTGAGCACGCGGTGGGTGAACACCTGGGGGCGCAGGCCGCCCGGGGCGGTCACGTGCAGCAGCACACCGAGCGGCAGGCCGCCGATGAGCGCGAACACGGCGGACAACGCCACCATGTACAGCGTCTCCCACCCCGTTTCCGCGAGCAGCTCGAAGACAGTGGACCAGGGTGTTTCGGTTCTCACGCAGCAGTCCCCGCAACCAGGGTGGGCTTGTGGCGGACGACGGCGCCGCGCTCGCCGATCCACTTGAGGGCGGCGTCGGCCCGCTCGCCGTTGAGCGCGATGCGGAAGCGGGCGACCGGGGTGTCGTTGAGGCGGGTCATGCCGCCGCCGAGCAGCGAGAGCTCGACGCCGTGCCTGCTGGCGGCCTCGGGCAGCAGCGCGCCGATGGCGGCGAAGCCGACGAGCACGACGTCGGCGACCCGGTCGTAGGTGGCGCTGTGCTGCTGGGAGACCTGGTCCAGCTCGGGCAGCAGCGCCGAGGCGGTCCGGCTGCCCGGCGCGGAGATCAGGTCGAGCACCTTGCCGTTCTCCACCACCCGGCCCTGCTCCAGCACCGCGATGTCGTCGCAGATGCGGCGGACGACGGCCATGTCGTGGGTGACCACGAGGACCGTGACGCCCAGCTCGGAACGCACGCGGTCGAGCACGGTCAGCACCGAGCCGGTGGTCTCCGGGTCCAGCGCCGAGGTCGGCTCGTCGGCGAGCAGCACCGACGGGCTCGCGGCGAGCGCGCGGGCGATGGCCACCCGCTGCCGCTGACCGCCGGAGAGCTGGTCGGGGAAGTTCGCCGCCTTGTCGGAGAGGCCGACCAGCTCCAGCAGTTCGGCCACCCGCTGCTTGCGCTGCGGGCCGGGCACCTTCGCGGCCTCCAGCGGGAGCGCGATGTTGCCCGCGGCGGTGCGCTGGCGCAGCAGGGAGTCGGTCTGCGGGACGACGCCGATCTGCCTGCGGGCGGCGCGCAGCGCGGCACCGGAGAGGCTGACCAGGTCGGTGCCGTCCACCCGGATCGAACCGGAGTCGGGCTGCTCCAGCAGCGCGATGCAGCGGGCCAGGGTCGACTTGCCGGCGCCGCTGGTGCCGACGACGCCGAGGATCGTGCCGGCGGGAACCTCCAGGGAGACGCCGTCCAGCGCGCGGACCTCGCCCCCTCGGCCGGGGAAGCTCTTGGTCAGGTTCTCAACAGTGATCACGATGACTCCATGGCACGGCCGCCGCTCGTGGCGGCAGCGCTCCGAAACCGTCCACAGTGGACGGTGAAAGGGGTGGAAGGGGGTGAGGAGGTGGTCAGGCGTCGGTGCGGGATACGCGGCGACAGCCACTCACCGTGCGGAGGCACTGGTCGACACAGCGTCGACGGACCAGGTTGGGTCGACGTGCGGACATCGGTGGGCGAAGCATGAGGACTCCATCGGTCCTGGCGTTAGCACCTGCCCGTCTCCGGGTGGTTGCTGCGGCGTCGCTGAGCCAGGTCTCTCGGCCGCTCGGGATGGATTGCTGCGGACAGTAGAACCGACGAGGACGGACAGAGGCAAGTCGTTTCGGGCCTCAGGCGCCGGATCGTTCGACACATCACACTGAACACCGAAAGCCTTCGGAGAACACTGAACGCCCTGGTGAACGCCTCGCGGACGTGAGTTATTCCCGCATGGTGATACCGGTCTCAGCCTGAGGTACGGGCCTGCGCGATCCGGGCGAAGTCGGCGACGTCCAACTGCTCCCCGCGGGTGGAGGGGTCCACGCCCGCCGCCACGAGGTAGCGCTCGGCGAGCGCGGCCGAACCGGCCCAGCCGGCAAGCGCCGCTCGCAACGTCTTGCGGCGCTGCGCGAAAGCCGCGTCCACCAAGGAGAAAACCGCCTCACGGTCCACTGTGGATGGAGCATCGCGGCGCACGAAGGACACCAGGGCGGAGTCGACGTTGGGGATCGGCCAGAACACCGCCCGCGGCACCGGCCCGGCCCTGCGGACGTCGGCGTACCAGGCGGCCTTGACGCTGGGCACGCCGTAGACCTTGCTGCCGGGCCGCGCGGCCAGCCGGTCGGCGACCTCGGACTGGACCATCACCAGCCCGTGCCGCAGCGACGGCAGCTCGGCGAGCAGGTGGAGCACGACCGGCACGGACACGTTGTAGGGCAGGTTCGCCACCAACGCGGTCGGCGGCTGCGGGAAGTCGGCGGCGGTGACCCGCATCCCGTCGGCGGGCAGCACGGTCAGCCGCTCCGCCAGGCCGGGGGCCTGTTCGGCGGCGGTGCGCTCCAGCCGGGACGCGAGGACCGGGTCGATCTCGACCGCCACCACGGCCCGGCACGCGTCGAGCAGCGCCAGCGTCAACGATCCGAGCCCGGGGCCGATCTCCAGGGCGACGTCGTCGGCGGTGAGGTTCGCCCCCGCGACGATCCGCCGCACGGTGTTGGGGTCGTGCACGAAGTTCTGGCCCAGCTTCTTGGTGGGCCGAACCCCCAGCTCCTCGGCCAGGCGCCGCACATCGGCGGGCCCGAGCAGCCGCACATCCCCTACCCGCTCATCCACACCCGAACCCTAGCCGCCCCGCTCCCGGCCCACGCTTTCGCACCGAATGAGTCATTGGGTGCGTTCAACCACCCCAATGACTCATTCGGTGCGCGAACCCCGGGACGTCAGCGGAGACCGAGCTTGGCGGAGCAGTGCGGCCAGGCTTGGTAACCGCCGCGGCGGTCGCGGACCTTCGTGGCGATGGCGATCTGCTGCTCGCGGGTGGCCTGGCTGGCCACCGGGGCGTAGGCGCCGCCGCCGTACGCCTGCCAGGTCTGCCGGTCGAACTGGAGACCGCCGTGGTAGCGGCCGTTGGCGCTGACCGCCGACCAGTTGCCGGTGGCCTCGCACTGCGCGAGCCGGTCCCAGACCGCGGCGTCGGCGATCGGCTTGGTGCCGACCTTGACCTTGCGCGGCTTGGGCTCCTTGAGGACCTTGCTGCGCAGCTCTTCCTTCTTGGTGCGCTTGCCGTTGACGGAGATCTCCTTGTAGGTGACCTCCTTCTCGCCCGGCTCGCCCTCCTCGACGACTTCCTTCTCGCCCTTGTTCATCGAGGAGTCTTCCTGCTTCTCCTCCGGCGGGTCGATCTTGACCTTCTCGGTCGACTCGGTGAAGCGGATCCTGGTGACCTCGATCTGCAGCTTCTCGCCGGTGAGCGGGGTCTTCGCGTCGGGCTTCACGGTGTCGTCCTGGGCCAGCGCGACGTTCTGCTCGCGCAGCAGCTCCTCGACCGTGGTG
The window above is part of the Allokutzneria albata genome. Proteins encoded here:
- a CDS encoding ABC-F family ATP-binding cassette domain-containing protein gives rise to the protein MANLVNLESVSKSFGVRQLLDGVSLGVNEGDRIGVVGLNGGGKTTLLEILAGLEPPDSGRVSHNRDLNFAVVTQRSELPKGSTIRQNVIEPLGFDAEHEWAADAKVRSVLDGLGVSELGLDTVIDPLSGGERRRVALAAALVRDLDLIILDEPTNHLDVEGVQWLADHLGGRRCGLVVVTHDRWFLDTVCTRTWEVVNGTVEQYEGGYADWIFARAERARLAATLEEKRQNLARKELAWLRRGAPARTSKPRFRIEAAEALIADVPPVRDTVELMSFAKRRLGKTVIDIEDATLRIPDGRTLLERTTWLVGPGDRVGLVGVNGSGKTTLLRALAGERELDGGTRKQGQTVRLAHLSQELHDLPMTMRVLEAVEDVARRVVLGKYELSASQLAERMGFPASRQWTPVADLSGGERRRLQLTRLLMSEPNVLLLDEPTNDLDIDTLQQLEDLLDSWPGTMIVVSHDRYLVERVCDTVVALFGDGKITKLVGGIEEYLKRRAAMREAGTATSVGSGTAAPKPKSSAAEERAARKELARLERKLAQLESKAAKIEEKLVAAGSDVDKLVELDAELRAVKSEQAEVEEQWMAAAEVVEAG
- the rsmA gene encoding 16S rRNA (adenine(1518)-N(6)/adenine(1519)-N(6))-dimethyltransferase RsmA, coding for MDERVGDVRLLGPADVRRLAEELGVRPTKKLGQNFVHDPNTVRRIVAGANLTADDVALEIGPGLGSLTLALLDACRAVVAVEIDPVLASRLERTAAEQAPGLAERLTVLPADGMRVTAADFPQPPTALVANLPYNVSVPVVLHLLAELPSLRHGLVMVQSEVADRLAARPGSKVYGVPSVKAAWYADVRRAGPVPRAVFWPIPNVDSALVSFVRRDAPSTVDREAVFSLVDAAFAQRRKTLRAALAGWAGSAALAERYLVAAGVDPSTRGEQLDVADFARIAQARTSG
- a CDS encoding methionine ABC transporter ATP-binding protein, whose translation is MITVENLTKSFPGRGGEVRALDGVSLEVPAGTILGVVGTSGAGKSTLARCIALLEQPDSGSIRVDGTDLVSLSGAALRAARRQIGVVPQTDSLLRQRTAAGNIALPLEAAKVPGPQRKQRVAELLELVGLSDKAANFPDQLSGGQRQRVAIARALAASPSVLLADEPTSALDPETTGSVLTVLDRVRSELGVTVLVVTHDMAVVRRICDDIAVLEQGRVVENGKVLDLISAPGSRTASALLPELDQVSQQHSATYDRVADVVLVGFAAIGALLPEAASRHGVELSLLGGGMTRLNDTPVARFRIALNGERADAALKWIGERGAVVRHKPTLVAGTAA
- a CDS encoding fatty acyl-AMP ligase, which translates into the protein MSQFIEALVSRARSTDRGLTTGVPAAPRRRTWGEVHEEANRAAAALVEAGVRKGDSLAVLAADPAPIAAAVQASWLAGGSVTMLHQPTPRTDLAVWAEDTLKVLGMIGARRVLLGAPFDALADTLRQHGIEFLLIEELRSHPAPLVEPVETGEDDVALLQLTSGSTSDPKAVRISHGGLWANIQAMVTTAKIDVDRDVLVSWLPLFHDMGMVGFFTVPMTLGAELVKASPAEFVGRPLMWLELISKYRGTVTAAPNFGYAVAGRRLSTLDDGAIDLSTLRFALNGAEPIDPASVRGFTDAAARFGLRPECMVSAYGMAEATLGVSFAPLDTGLKVDVVDAEALADKHIAVPAEDGVKSREFPLLGPPLPGLEVQAVSEDGRVLGEREVGELRIRGDAVTDGYLTMDGPLATKDSEGWLNTGDEGYLVNGQVVVCGRRKDVIIMGGRNIYPTDVERAAGAVEGVRAGNAVAVRLDAGDRRERFAVAVESKHAGDAAAESAMSKEIAARVMDAVGVRPAAVVVLPPATLPKTPSGKLRRTEARKFIPS
- a CDS encoding 4-(cytidine 5'-diphospho)-2-C-methyl-D-erythritol kinase, whose translation is MVPPPVTVRAPAKVNLHLAVGDLREDGYHELMTVFQALSLNDEVTVAQADEPGIEVVGDGADLVPDDASNLAWRAIEALAERAGRDPDDPRVRVVIRKGIPVAGGMAGGSADAAAALVAAAALWRMEIGRDELSEIAATIGSDVPFCLHGGTALGAGRGERLVPVLTRHTFHWVIALDKGGLSTPTVFAELDRLRAEGRPPRVGSVEPVLEALATGDPRQLALLLGNDLQAAAVSLRPTLRRTLRAGVDAGALAGIVSGSGPTCAFLCSSADAAVRVAAELSGAGVCRSVRVAQGPVHGARVIGGDDTPRPVPPEVHA
- a CDS encoding methionine ABC transporter permease, producing the protein MRTETPWSTVFELLAETGWETLYMVALSAVFALIGGLPLGVLLHVTAPGGLRPQVFTHRVLNFVVDVGRSLPFVILLIALLPVTRSIVGTTLGSTAAVVPLTVGAIPFLARLVEGALREVDTSVVEAAITTGATKPHIVRGVLLREAAPALVAGIGVTVIALIGYSAMAGVVGGGGLGDLAIRYGYQRFDTRVLISTVVVLGVFARLVQFLFDLGARGIDRRRRVTA
- a CDS encoding MetQ/NlpA family ABC transporter substrate-binding protein, which produces MRRIRTLAAAALVTASALVLAACGGADPAKDPNAAIRVGVSPVPHAEILRYVADNLAKDKGIKVDVVEINDYVTPNTALAEGQLEANYFQHKPYLDEFTGARNIKLQPVGAVHIEPLAVFSKKVKKIEELPQGAKVALPNDPSNLARSLNLLASTGLIKLKPGTEAKATKQDVAENPKRVELLETEAAQLPRSLDDADAAVVNGNYQLEAKLDLKTALAVEKAEGNAYANLLVTRPELAEDKRVKALAELLRSQQVRDYIGKTFPGGVIPA